One Hordeum vulgare subsp. vulgare chromosome 4H, MorexV3_pseudomolecules_assembly, whole genome shotgun sequence DNA window includes the following coding sequences:
- the LOC123448414 gene encoding DNA-directed RNA polymerase I subunit rpa49 has protein sequence MASHETLDLSPAASSKKKKKHSKKRKAIEVTVDASFPGAAAPVVGYFPTGYDPLAAADPPRARLFRHEKHHNRVELVVDAPGGGPDFVGRSYAGEAAAPQLCGYALGVLDKATGTLKIVPIASNKILRLEPHFEVQQPAHSQQSAAEACSSVADTELNRQDLTQAYGTKKDKDKDNKWKSLKEQRNDPSAYLDLDLGESKTADATDSQASMEVRNIPPYDPAADTSEKAYLFDEIIPKNIRPHLLDIVGHFESGEFGLKGYGSFVSNRVNKLHELQGEDQERLAWILSYITHLLSLLARNSSMSKQKRKEKDQTIRGPMIPQAVHRKLLLMFTEPGSSSLSTEKYELLINYILVLTLFADDFRSEPTDICADLKMNRQMLKPYYDQLGCKSVSTGAFKPFFMTLPAPLKFPQQVTRRRRRK, from the exons ATGGCGAGCCACGAAACCCTAGACCTGTCCCCTGCCGCTtcctccaagaagaagaagaagcactcgAAGAAGCGCAAGGCCATCGAAGTGACTGTAGATGCCTCCTTTCctggcgccgccgcccccgtcgtcgGCTACTTCCCGACGGGCTACGACCCCCTCGCGGCCGCAGACCCCCCACGTGCGCGTTTGTTCCGCCACGAGAAGCACCATAACCGCGTCGAGCTAGTGGTCGACGCCCCTGGTGGAGGCCCCGACTTCGTCGGCCGGAGCTACGCCGGCGAGGCCGCTGCACCGCAGCTCTGCGGCTACGCCCTCGGCGTCCTCGACAAGGCCACCGGCACCCTCAAGATTGTCCCCATCGCCTCTAACAAG ATTTTGAGGCTAGAGCCACACTTTGAGGTGCAGCAACCGGCCCATTCACAACAGTCAGCAGCAGAAGCATGTTCTTCTGTAGCAGATACTGAATTAAACAGACAAGATCTTACCCAGGCTTATGGGACCAAGAAAGATAAGGATAAG GATAATAAGTGGAAGTCACTAAAAGAACAAAGGAATGACCCTTCTGCTTATTTGGACCTTGATCTTGGAGAGTCCAAGACCGCAGATGCCACTGATAGTCAGGCATCAATGGAAGTTCGCAACATTCCACCTTATGATCCTGCTGCGGATACATCTGAAAAGGCATATCTTTttgatgagatcattccaaaaaaTATACGGCCACACCTTCTAGACATTGTGGGACACTTCGAATCGGGAGAATTTGGTTTGAAAGGCTATGGGAGTTTTGTCTCCAATCGTGTGAATAAGTTACATGAGCTTCAG GGTGAAGATCAGGAAAGGCTTGCTTGGATACTATCCTACATCACACATCTCCTGTCCTTGTTGGCGCGCAACAGCTCCATGTCCAAgcagaaaagaaaggaaaaagacCAGACCATCCGTGGACCAATGATCCCGCAGGCCGTGCACCGCAAGTTGTTGCTGATGTTCACGGAGCCAGGGTCTTCTTCCTTGTCGACAGAAAAATACGAGCTTCTGATCAATTACATTTTAGTGCTCACACTTTTTGCTGAtgacttcagatctgaacctactgATATATGTGCAGACTTGAAAATGAACCGCCAGATGCTTAAACCGTATTATGACCAGCTGGGATGCAAGTCCGTGTCAACAGGTGCTTTTAAACCCTTTTTTATGACACTTCCAGCCCCCCTCAAGTTCCCACAACAAGTCACAAGGAGAAGGCGGCGAAAATAA